A region of Vitis riparia cultivar Riparia Gloire de Montpellier isolate 1030 chromosome 1, EGFV_Vit.rip_1.0, whole genome shotgun sequence DNA encodes the following proteins:
- the LOC117913578 gene encoding DExH-box ATP-dependent RNA helicase DExH5, mitochondrial isoform X1: MYALQFSFTPRPKTLKPSAPPPLHILMKDRPPPSCVSRYIPPHHRLRSVVTSSASPNLNAASLDSTSRDHQGTLLNPRNTSLPHSQPQKLQQKDNSLYDFLYEEVSEEGSDREIESSSHGGASAPDTIDEWKWKFTMLLRNKDKQELVSREKKDRRDFEQIAILASRMGLYSHLYVKVVVFSKVPLPNYRFDLDDRRPQREVILPLGLDRRVEAHLEEYLSQKFTTNENFQDIAFSRSSSTSSIATDEGLFEQPEPLAVSRSVIEKIVWRRSLQLRNQQQAWQESPEGRKMLKFRGSLPASKEKDALLTAISGNQVVIISGETGCGKTTQIPQFILESEIESVRGAVCSIICTQPRRISAMSVSERVAAERGEKLGESVGYKVRLEGMKGKDTCLLFCTTGILLRRLLVDRNLKGVTHVIVDEIHERGMNEDFLLIVLKDLLPRRPELRLILMSATLDAELFSSYFDGAPVVHIPGFTYPIRTYFLENILEMTGYRLTLYNQVDDYGQEKMWKMNKQAPRKRKSQLASVVEDALRATDFKDYSPQTQESLSCWNPDCIGFNLIENLLCYICENECPGAVLVFMTGWDDISSLKDKLQAHPILGDSDQVLLLTCHGSMASAEQRLIFDKPRDGVRKIVLATNIAETSITINDVVFVVDCGKAKETSYDALNNTPCLLPSWISKVSAQQRRGRVGRVQPGKCYHLYPRCVYDAFADYQLPEILRTPLQSLCLQIKSLKLGSISEFLSRALQSPELLAVQNAIEYLKIIGALDENENLTVLGRHLTMLPMEPKLGKMLILGAVFNCLDPILTIVAGLSVRDPFLTPLDKKDLAEAAKAQFSHDYSDHLALVRAYEGWKDAEKDQIGCEYCWKNFLSAQSMKAIDSLRKEFFSLLKDADLVDGNMATYNAWSYDEHLIRAVICCGLYPGICSVVQNEKSFSLKTMEDGQVLLHSNSVNARECKIPYPWLVFNEKIKVNSVFLRDSTAVSDSVLLLFGGDILRGDGDGHLKMLGGYLEFFMKPAIAEMYQSLRRELDELIQNKLLNPRMGIHMYHELLSAVRLLISEDQCDGRFVFSHQVGRQVVKPSKTSVTGMPKALVSRTESGPGGDNSKSQLQTLLTRAGYAAPTYKTKQLKNNQFRSTVEFNGMQIMGQPCNNKKFAEKDAAAEALQLLMGGTQSGHEYIDHMSMLLKKSKKDHK; this comes from the exons GGTGCTTCAGCCCCTGATACCATTGATGAGTGGAAGTGGAAGTTTACTATGCTTTTACGCAACAAAGACAAACAAGAGTTGGTGTCAAGGGAGAAAAAGGACAGGCGTGATTTTGAGCAAATAGCTATTTTGGCAAGCAGAATGGGTTTGTATAG CCATCTATATGTAAAAGTTGTTGTCTTTAGTAAGGTTCCACTGCCAAACTACAGATTTGATCTAGATGACAGGCGCCCACAGAGGGAG GTAATTCTACCTCTTGGTTTGGATAGAAGAGTGGAAGCCCATCTTGAGGAGTACCTTTCTCAAAAGTTTACGACGAATGAAAACTTTCAAGATATTGCCTTCTCTAGATCAAGTAGTACTAGTAGCATTGCTACTGATGAAGGGCTTTTTGAGCAACCAGAGCCACTTGCAGTTAGTAGATCTGTCATTGAGAAAATTGTTTGGCGGAGGAGTTTGCAACTGCGGAATCAGCAACAAGCATGGCAG GAATCTCCAGAAGGTAGAAAAATGCTGAAATTTCGTGGAAGTCTCCCTGCTTCCAAAGAGAAGGATGCATTACTAACAGCCATTTCAGGAAATCAG GTGGTTATCATCTCAGGTGAAACTGGTTGTGGCAAGACCACTCAAATTCCCCAATTCATCTTAGAATCTGAGATTGAATCTGTTCGTGGAGCTGTATGTAGTATTATATGTACCCAGCCTAGAAGAATATCTGCCATGTCTGTTTCTGAAAGAGTTGCTGCAGAAAGAGGGGAGAAATTGGGTGAATCC GTTGGGTATAAGGTCCGGCTAGAGGGTATGAAAGGAAAGGATACTTGCCTTCTATTTTGCACCACAGGCATCTTGTTGAGAAGATTACTGGTTGATAGGAATTTGAAGGGCGTAACTCATGTTATTGTTGATGAAATTCATGAGCGTGGAATGAATGAAG ATTTTCTGCTTATTGTCCTGAAGGATCTCCTTCCTCGCCGGCCAGAACTGAGGTTGATTTTGATGAGTGCAACCTTAGATGCAGAACTTTTCTCATCCTACTTTGATGGGGCTCCAGTTGTCCATATCCCG GGTTTTACATACCCAATTAGAACGTATTTCCTGGAAAATATTCTGGAAATGACGGGATACAGATTGACTCTGTACAATCAAGTTGATGATTATGGTCAGGAAAAGATGTGGAAAATGAACAAACAAGCTCCAAGAAAGAGGAAGAGCCAACTTGCTTCTGTAGTCGAG GATGCACTCAGAGCCACTGATTTCAAGGATTATAGCCCACAAACTCAGGAATCTTTGTCCTGTTGGAATCCTGACTGCATTGGTTTTAACCTCATAGAAAACCTTTTATGCTATATATGTGAGAATGAATGTCCTGGTGCTGTTTTAGTCTTTATGACTGGGTGGGATGACATAAGTTCTCTGAAAGATAAGCTCCAAGCTCATCCCATCTTGGGAGATTCAGACCAAGTTTTGTTGCTCACGTGCCATGGTTCTATGGCTAGTGCAGAGCAg CGGTTAATATTTGACAAGCCTCGAGATGGGGTAAGGAAAATAGTGCTAGCCACGAATATTGCTGAGACAAGTATCACAATTAATGATGTGGTTTTTGTTGTTGACTgtggaaaagcaaaagagacATCATATGATGCACTGAATAACACTCCGTGTTTGCTTCCTTCCTGGATCTCTAAGGTTTCTGCTCAACAG AGAAGAGGAAGAGTTGGCCGTGTTCAACCAGGAAAATGTTACCATCTCTATCCTCGATGTGTATATGATGCTTTTGCAGATTATCAATTGCCTGAAATTTTGAGGACACCTTTACAGtccctttgcctgcaaatcaaaAGTTTAAAACTTGGAAGTATTTCTGAGTTCCTATCTAGGGCTTTGCAGTCTCCAGAGTTGCTAGCG GTTCAAAATGctattgaatatttaaaaatcattgggGCTTTAGACGAGAATGAAAATTTGACTGTTTTAG GCCGCCACTTGACAATGCTTCCAATGGAGCCTAAACTTGGAAAGATGCTTATACTGGGGGCTGTCTTCAATTGCCTAGATCCAATACTAACCATCGTTGCTGGACTTAGTGTTAGAGATCCATTCTTAACACCATTGGACAAGAAGGAT CTTGCAGAGGCTGCAAAAGCTCAATTTTCTCATGACTACAGTGACCATCTTGCACTTGTTCGGGCTTATGAGGGCTGGAAAGATGCTGAAAAGGACCAAATTGGATGTGAATACTGCTGGAAAAATTTTCTTTCGGCACAATCAATGAAAGCTATTGATTCACTTCGGAAGGAGTTCTTCTCTTTGCTAAAGGATGCTGACCTGGTTGATGGCAACATGGCCACCTACAATGCATGGAGCTATGATGAGCATCTCATTCGAGCAGTTATTTGCTGTGGCCTGTATCCTGGAATTTGCTCTGTTGTG CAAAATGAAAAGTCATTCTCATTGAAAACAATGGAGGATGGTCAAGTGCTCTTGCATTCG aATTCAGTCAATGCTCGAGAATGTAAAATTCCATATCCATGGCTAGTTTTCAATGAGAAGATAAAAGTAAACTCTGTTTTTCTCCGGGATTCAACAGCTGTGTCTGATTCAGTGCTTCTTCTATTTGGGGGCGACATCTTGAGAGGGGATGGT GATGGGCACTTGAAAATGTTGGGAGGGTACTTGGAATTCTTCATGAAACCTGCTATAGCAGAAATGTATCAAAGCTTAAGGAGAGAACTTGATGAGCTAATTCAGAATAAA CTACTGAATCCCAGAATGGGCATACACATGTATCATGAGCTCCTTTCTGCAGTGCGACTGTTGATCTCGGAGGACCAATGTGATGGCCGATTTGTGTTTAGCCACCAGGTTGGCCGCCAGGTCGTAAAGCCCTCAAAAACATCTGTTACAGGGATGCCAAAAGCCTTGGTTTCAAGGACTGAAAGTGGTCCTGGGGGTGATAATTCCAAGAGTCAGCTCCAGACGTTGCTCACCAGAGCAGGATATGCTGCACCTACTTACAAGACAAAGCAATTGAAAAACAATCAGTTCCGATCCACTGTAGAGTTTAACGGAATGCAGATCATGGGGCAGCCTTGTAACAACAAGAAGTTTGCAGAAAAGGATGCGGCAGCGGAGGCTCTGCAGTTGCTAATGGGTGGGACCCAGTCAGGCCACGAATATATTGACCACATGTCAATGTTGCTGAAGAAGAGCAAGAAGGATCATAAGTAA